Proteins encoded by one window of Nitrospira sp. MA-1:
- a CDS encoding nuclear transport factor 2 family protein, giving the protein MSTSTTIMLQDRLEDLFSYIREGRILDAITEFYAEDAVMQENALPPTVGRKANLKREKEFLSTVKEWKRFDVTAKGVGEDVTFYEAVMDWVATDGTPVHVEQVVVSKWQDGQIIHERYYHNP; this is encoded by the coding sequence ATGAGCACCTCAACCACGATCATGCTTCAAGACAGACTGGAAGACCTGTTTTCGTACATTCGTGAAGGCCGCATTTTGGATGCGATCACTGAGTTCTATGCGGAAGATGCCGTTATGCAGGAGAACGCTCTCCCGCCGACAGTCGGCCGCAAAGCCAATTTGAAACGGGAGAAGGAATTTCTGAGCACGGTGAAAGAGTGGAAGCGCTTCGATGTGACGGCCAAAGGCGTCGGTGAAGATGTGACGTTTTATGAAGCCGTCATGGATTGGGTAGCTACGGATGGAACGCCGGTCCATGTGGAGCAGGTGGTGGTCTCCAAATGGCAGGACGGCCAGATCATCCACGAACGGTATTATCACAACCCGTGA
- a CDS encoding DUF5069 domain-containing protein — MNHESEEWEEGFRSLFENKVTAYKNGKRKVGVMFTKEEEDFLQSIGATTQEIFDFVEDWCEDGEPDPETVLAITRIRRDFFLNDQHGRYSKYVRITDLFPPREASLAGLEWFPRIIEKARAKLYGELPSDLMYGCGADRRFLKKVNVGPDDFLQVIREAGDDVDYIVKFVTDRSKT; from the coding sequence ATGAATCATGAATCTGAAGAGTGGGAAGAGGGATTCCGGTCCCTCTTCGAAAACAAAGTCACGGCCTATAAAAACGGGAAACGTAAAGTGGGCGTGATGTTTACGAAGGAGGAAGAAGATTTCCTTCAATCGATCGGAGCCACGACTCAGGAAATTTTTGATTTTGTGGAGGATTGGTGCGAGGACGGAGAACCCGATCCGGAAACCGTACTCGCCATCACCAGGATAAGACGCGACTTTTTTTTGAACGATCAACATGGACGATATTCGAAATATGTGAGAATCACCGATTTGTTCCCGCCACGGGAAGCCTCACTGGCCGGATTGGAGTGGTTCCCCCGTATTATCGAGAAAGCCAGGGCCAAACTTTATGGAGAATTGCCGTCCGATCTTATGTATGGTTGTGGTGCCGATCGTCGATTTTTAAAAAAGGTCAACGTGGGTCCCGATGATTTTCTACAAGTGATTCGGGAAGCAGGAGATGATGTGGATTACATTGTAAAGTTCGTGACGGATCGATCAAAAACTTGA
- a CDS encoding pyridoxamine 5'-phosphate oxidase family protein, with translation MKPPISDIAFTPSVKAVQEKMGSRMQYARMEEGDGWSDTITPNLANFLSEVDSIYLATASKGGRPYIQHRGGPKGFLHVLDERTLGFADFTGNRQYISLGNLAENNQAFLFLMDYATQTRIKMWGTAEVIEDDHDLLKQLADSQYKGKPERVIRFHVEAWDSNCRQHIPRKYSQEDVERLMLPLKNRITAMEAEIGRLSRQLPVSV, from the coding sequence ATGAAACCACCAATCAGTGATATCGCGTTCACCCCATCCGTAAAGGCCGTCCAAGAGAAGATGGGATCACGTATGCAATATGCACGAATGGAAGAGGGAGACGGATGGTCGGACACCATCACGCCGAACCTGGCGAATTTTTTGAGTGAGGTGGACTCCATCTATTTGGCCACAGCCAGTAAGGGCGGGCGGCCATACATCCAGCATCGTGGAGGACCCAAAGGTTTTCTTCACGTGCTGGATGAGCGGACGCTTGGGTTCGCCGATTTCACGGGCAACCGTCAATACATTTCATTAGGAAATTTGGCCGAAAATAATCAGGCCTTTTTGTTCCTGATGGATTATGCGACCCAAACTCGGATCAAGATGTGGGGAACCGCAGAGGTCATTGAGGATGATCACGACCTGCTCAAACAACTCGCCGATTCACAGTACAAGGGAAAGCCCGAACGGGTTATTCGTTTTCATGTTGAAGCCTGGGATTCCAATTGCCGACAGCACATTCCTAGAAAATATTCGCAAGAAGACGTCGAGCGCTTGATGTTGCCCCTTAAGAACCGGATAACGGCCATGGAAGCCGAAATTGGGAGATTAAGCAGACAATTACCGGTGTCAGTATAA
- a CDS encoding sigma 54-interacting transcriptional regulator, which yields MDSTITTTPECHEPTTLDSLKCLLLDIAQQRSLNDLLWLIVRRLADRPTVVLARIWLIRPGDICSTCRLREECPDQTRCLHLVASAGRSGVGDKTEWMNTDGYFARFPLGVCKVGRIGKTGEQLVINEMDNNLAWIARPDWARQEGIQGFHGQPIIYKGETLGVLAVFEREPVTNEATVWFRMIADHVAVAIANARAFEEIERLKAQLELENTFLKEEVLEAQNFGEIVGRSPAIANLVQQIELVAPTDATALISGESGTGKELVAREIHRRSQRKDHPLVRVNCASIPRELYESEFFGHAKGAFTGALKDRAGRFQAADGGTLFLDEVGEIPLEMQSKLLRVLQEGEYERVGEETTRKVNVRIIAATNRKLAQEVEAKRFRQDLYYRLNVFPIEVAPLRNRKEDIPLLAARFMAHVRKKLNCTGRELTQAEVVKLQNYHWPGNVRELQNIIERAVISSRCGSVKFDLPVPQANGATLKTHIKKNGDNPGEILTEEDMRLREKANIESALQQTDWKIYGVGGAAELLGLKPTTLLSRIKKIGIKKTH from the coding sequence ATGGACTCAACGATTACGACCACACCCGAGTGCCACGAACCCACAACCCTGGATTCTCTCAAATGCCTGTTGCTGGACATTGCCCAGCAACGTTCATTGAATGACCTCTTGTGGCTGATTGTGCGACGGCTGGCGGATCGACCCACAGTGGTCCTGGCCCGAATCTGGCTGATCCGGCCAGGCGATATCTGCTCCACCTGCCGGTTGAGGGAGGAATGCCCGGATCAGACAAGGTGCCTCCATCTGGTGGCCAGTGCGGGTCGTTCAGGCGTGGGGGATAAAACGGAATGGATGAACACTGACGGCTACTTTGCCCGATTTCCGCTTGGCGTCTGTAAGGTAGGGCGGATCGGAAAGACCGGCGAGCAGCTCGTCATCAATGAAATGGACAATAATCTGGCCTGGATCGCGCGGCCCGACTGGGCCAGACAGGAAGGCATCCAGGGCTTTCACGGTCAGCCCATCATCTATAAGGGAGAGACTTTGGGCGTCCTGGCGGTGTTCGAACGAGAACCCGTCACCAATGAAGCCACGGTCTGGTTCCGCATGATTGCCGATCATGTAGCCGTGGCGATCGCCAATGCCCGGGCCTTTGAAGAAATCGAACGTCTCAAAGCCCAACTGGAACTGGAAAACACCTTCTTAAAAGAAGAAGTCCTGGAAGCGCAGAACTTTGGCGAAATTGTGGGTCGGAGTCCGGCCATCGCCAACCTGGTACAGCAGATCGAACTGGTCGCACCCACCGATGCCACGGCGCTCATTTCCGGAGAGTCGGGAACAGGAAAAGAACTGGTCGCCCGCGAAATACATCGCCGCAGTCAACGGAAAGACCATCCGCTCGTGCGCGTGAACTGTGCGTCCATTCCCAGAGAACTCTATGAAAGTGAATTTTTCGGGCACGCCAAAGGCGCCTTCACCGGTGCCTTAAAAGATCGGGCCGGGCGGTTTCAAGCGGCCGATGGCGGCACGTTGTTTCTGGATGAAGTGGGAGAAATCCCCTTGGAGATGCAAAGCAAATTGTTACGCGTCCTACAGGAAGGGGAATATGAACGGGTGGGAGAGGAAACCACGAGAAAGGTCAATGTCCGCATCATCGCGGCCACCAACCGGAAGCTCGCCCAGGAGGTTGAAGCTAAGCGGTTCCGGCAGGATCTCTATTACCGCCTGAATGTATTTCCCATCGAAGTGGCGCCCCTTCGCAACCGCAAAGAAGACATCCCGCTGCTGGCGGCCAGGTTCATGGCCCACGTCCGCAAAAAGCTGAACTGCACCGGAAGGGAATTGACCCAGGCGGAAGTGGTGAAATTGCAAAACTACCATTGGCCGGGCAACGTGCGGGAATTACAAAATATTATTGAACGGGCCGTGATTTCTTCTCGATGCGGATCGGTCAAATTCGACCTGCCGGTTCCACAAGCCAACGGGGCGACGCTTAAAACCCACATCAAGAAAAACGGAGATAACCCGGGCGAGATTCTGACCGAAGAGGACATGCGCCTCCGCGAAAAAGCCAATATCGAATCGGCCTTACAACAGACCGACTGGAAAATCTATGGTGTCGGCGGGGCCGCCGAACTCCTGGGCCTCAAACCGACCACCCTCCTCTCCCGCATCAAAAAAATAGGGATTAAGAAGACCCATTAG
- a CDS encoding alpha/beta hydrolase produces the protein MKRFKTILKPLIGILAIMPFSLIGLLVVGATGSKSGDKEPVTAQDTSVRVSYPTLHKTIEVDGLEIFYREAGPKDAPRILLLHGFPTSSHMFRNLIPQLSDRFHVVAPDYPGFGNSSMPTVDEFSYTFDHLATVMEKFTRKVGLQSYSLYLMDYGAPVGFRLAVSHPERVESLIIQNGNAYEEGLRDFWKPFRGYWKEHTPENAKALKGFLNLAATKWQYTHGVRDAESISPDNWLVDQYLLDRTGNNDIQLQLFDSYGSNPPLYPKWQAYLREHQPPTLIVWGKNDHIFPAEGAYPYQRDLTNVEFYLLDTGHFALEEDGEVIAGHIRRFFDTRMVDHR, from the coding sequence ATGAAACGATTCAAAACAATCCTCAAGCCTTTGATTGGAATTTTAGCGATCATGCCATTTAGCCTCATTGGTCTGTTGGTAGTCGGGGCGACGGGCTCCAAGTCGGGAGACAAGGAACCGGTCACCGCTCAAGATACTTCCGTGAGGGTCAGCTATCCGACTCTCCACAAAACCATCGAGGTGGATGGACTGGAGATCTTTTATCGGGAAGCAGGGCCGAAAGATGCGCCAAGGATTCTGTTGCTCCATGGCTTTCCCACTTCCTCTCACATGTTCCGCAATCTGATTCCACAATTATCGGATCGGTTTCATGTTGTGGCACCGGATTATCCAGGATTTGGAAATAGCTCCATGCCGACGGTGGATGAGTTCAGCTACACGTTCGACCATCTCGCCACTGTCATGGAGAAATTTACCCGGAAAGTGGGCTTGCAATCGTACAGCCTCTATCTCATGGATTATGGGGCGCCGGTAGGCTTCCGGCTGGCGGTCAGTCATCCCGAACGGGTTGAGTCGCTCATTATCCAGAATGGAAATGCGTACGAAGAGGGCTTGCGGGATTTTTGGAAACCCTTTCGGGGCTACTGGAAAGAGCACACGCCGGAGAACGCCAAGGCTCTCAAGGGATTTCTCAACCTGGCAGCCACCAAATGGCAGTACACGCATGGCGTGAGAGATGCGGAGTCAATCAGTCCGGACAATTGGTTGGTGGACCAGTATTTGCTGGACCGGACGGGAAACAACGACATTCAGTTGCAGCTATTCGATAGTTACGGCTCGAATCCGCCGTTGTATCCCAAATGGCAGGCGTATCTACGTGAACATCAACCACCGACGTTAATCGTGTGGGGCAAGAATGATCATATCTTTCCTGCCGAAGGCGCATATCCGTATCAACGGGATCTCACGAATGTGGAGTTTTATTTACTGGACACCGGACACTTTGCTCTTGAGGAAGATGGAGAGGTGATTGCCGGTCATATACGCCGTTTCTTTGATACCAGAATGGTGGACCACCGGTGA
- a CDS encoding carboxymuconolactone decarboxylase family protein, translating to MSRLPAINPEHATGQAQRLLKGVESKLGFAPNIMRTMANSSSVLQGYLDFSGALSKGSLSPKLREQIALAVSEANDCQYCLAAHSAIGRSVGLSEEALGDSRRGESPDPKEATLLAFTRNVVTNRGWVSDEEVAKLRKAGFSEGDIVELIANISLTLFTNYFNHIAATEIDFPAVSELEARV from the coding sequence ATGTCACGATTACCAGCCATCAACCCAGAGCACGCCACCGGCCAGGCCCAACGATTACTGAAAGGTGTGGAGAGCAAACTTGGGTTTGCCCCCAATATTATGCGGACGATGGCCAATTCGTCTTCGGTCCTTCAGGGCTACCTCGATTTCTCTGGCGCCCTTTCCAAAGGGAGTCTTTCCCCGAAGCTTCGTGAGCAGATCGCTTTGGCGGTTTCGGAAGCCAATGACTGTCAGTATTGCCTGGCAGCGCATTCGGCCATTGGACGATCGGTCGGGCTGAGCGAAGAGGCTCTCGGGGATAGCCGGAGAGGGGAGTCCCCCGACCCGAAGGAAGCGACCCTCTTGGCCTTTACCCGGAATGTGGTCACGAACCGTGGGTGGGTCAGCGATGAGGAGGTAGCCAAGCTCCGCAAAGCCGGATTCTCAGAAGGGGATATCGTGGAACTCATTGCCAATATCTCTCTGACGCTGTTCACGAACTATTTCAACCACATAGCCGCGACGGAAATAGATTTCCCGGCGGTTTCGGAACTTGAGGCTCGCGTGTGA